In Methylobacterium sp. WL1, the sequence TTCACGTTCTGGACGAAGTTGGTGGACGAGAACGCGTCGCCCTTGTCGAAGATCTCGTAGCCGACGCCGCCCTGGACCGGCAGGCCCTTGCCGGCGAGGTCCATGCGCAGGCGGGCGAGGTCGCCCCGCGGCGCCATGATGGTCTGGCCGGTGTCGCCCTTCGACTCGTAGCGGATGCCGCGGCTGTCGAGCTCGCGAATCACCGCGGCGGAATCCTGCATCGACAGGTCCGAGAACAGCACGCCCATATCGGGGCGCGAGACCCGCAGGATGATGAAGGCGAAGAAGCCGATGAGGGTCAGCGTCACGGCCGCCATGGCGGCGATCCGGGCCGGTCCAAGCTTCGAGACGAGATCGAGAACCGGCTTCACGGGATGGGTCGCTGCACTCTAACGCTGGCGGAACCCGACGGCCCGCCCGGCAGAAATTGCCCAGCCCGTGGTTAGCGAGGCGTTAATGCCGGGGCCCTCGGGGGCGCAAAGTTGGGTCCTGGAACGAAACGAAGCCGCATCCGGAGTGCGGAGGCGGCTTCGGAGGGGCGTTCTCACGGACCGGGCCCGGGGGCGCGGTCCATGTTCCGGCCGCTTTCAGTGCCGGTAATGCTGGATCCGGGTCGTCCGCAGCCCGGCGAGGCCGTGCTGGTCGATCGAGAACTGCCAGCTCAGAAATTCCTCGGTGGTCAAGGTGTAGCGCTTGCACGCCTCCTCGAGACTGAGGAGGCCACCGCGCACGGCGGCGACGACCTCTGCCTTGCGCCGGATCACCCATCGACGGGTGCTCGGCGGCGGAAGATCCGCGATGGTCAGAGGACTGCCGTCGGGCCCGATCA encodes:
- a CDS encoding DUF1153 domain-containing protein, translated to MTEPSRPRVKYVIGPDGSPLTIADLPPPSTRRWVIRRKAEVVAAVRGGLLSLEEACKRYTLTTEEFLSWQFSIDQHGLAGLRTTRIQHYRH